A part of Syngnathoides biaculeatus isolate LvHL_M chromosome 21, ASM1980259v1, whole genome shotgun sequence genomic DNA contains:
- the chd3 gene encoding chromodomain-helicase-DNA-binding protein 3 isoform X1 — MSSPPRACEEDEGTTLHSEGGDFEEEDDDGDGCGGGDLLDARSGINSPAAPRQNAAAAEEEAGASDGEFLCKRKGRPKKKKDTKKKDKEGKPVKEKKCKKIGGDVERERDFGDRSDSAASGYGSGEKKRRKKHKDRKEKKAKRKKKDEEDQDSSQGEITRPVEQKTSAQLAKEWGLEDVDHTFTEEDYRELTNYKAFSQFMRPMIAKKNPKIPMSKMMTILGAKWREFSFNNPFKGNAAAVAAAAAAAALAVAEQVSVATAAPAPQPPPVRKAKTKEGKGPGYKKRSKSPRVPDKKKPLGAANKAKKMAPIRLKLSPVCTKRKKSCSSDDVDEDDSEQEDSSVHSFSVRSDSSKKNKGGRAAKKKKKLPGDEDGDGYETDHQDYCEVCQQGGEIILCDTCPRAYHLVCLEPELEKAPEGKWSCPHCEKEGIQWEAKDEDFEDFEEDAEDRTASEVGAGVEEEDDDDDHMEFCRVCKDGGELLCCDTCTSSYHIHCLNPPLPEIPNGQWLCPRCTCPPIKGRVQKILHWRWGEPPPPVPVPAPDTAPGRPPPMKGRAEREFFVKLAGQSYWHCTWITELQLEIFHSVMYRNYQRKTDMDEPPALDYGSGGEDESAVGKSDKRCAKDPQYTNMEDKYYKYGIKPEWMMVHRIINHSVDKRGAYHYLVKWRDLTYDQCTWEQDHMDIPDFAIYKARYWRHRDAVTKEDPDKPPRVRSKSQEGEDEASPATPVTDPTIKYEEQPDFVTSTGGTLHLYQMEGLNWLRFSWAQGTDTILADEMGLGKTIQTIVFLYSLFKERHTKGPFLVSAPLSTIINWEREFEMWAPDFYVVTYTGDKDSRAIIRENEFSFDESAGKSGKKPFKMRRDAPIKFHVLLTSYELVTIDQTALKSIDWACLVVDEAHRLKNNQSKFFRRLNDYKIDHKLLLTGTPLQNNLEELFHLLNFLTPNRFNNLDGFLEEFADISKEEQIKKLHDLLGPHMLRRLKADVFKNMPAKTELIVRVELSPVQKKYYKLILTKNFEALNSKGGGNQVSLLNIMMDLKKCCNHPYLFPVASMEAQKTPNGAYEGSALTKASGKLTLLQKMLRKLKEQGHRVLVFSQMTKMLDLLEDFLDYEGYKYERIDGGITGALRQEAIDRFNAPGACQFCFLLSTRAGGLGINLATADTVVIFDSDWNPHNDIQAFSRAHRIGQANKVMIYRFVTRGSVEERITQVAKRKMMLTHLVVRPGLGSKAGSMTKQELDDILKFGTEELFKDEGEGMKNSSGEKAEDEGSVIHYDSAAIERLLDRSQDATDDSDVHNMNEYLSSFKVAQYMVREEDKIDELEREIIKQEENVDPDYWEKLLRHHYEQQQEDLASKLGKGKRNRKPVNYNDAAQEDQEWHADISDNQSEYSVGSEEEDEDFDDRPEGRRQSRRQLRNEKDKPLPPLLARVGGNLEVLGFNTRQRKAFLNAVMRWGMPSQDAFASQWLVRDLRGKTEKEFKAYVSLFMRHLCEPVADGAETFADGVPREGLCRQPVLTRIGVMSLVKKKIQEFEHINGRWSLPELKPDLSVDKSSSRASSPAAKTATPTPDASCSNTPCTSEPATPAPAERPEKSGKEAEKEDKEDGEAQSEKEKDGSRELGTPRSASPPSPKTEAKDNDDGGWSREEGDDDGPNSALPREGNSPDESKVTTEQDGEVQEGKTDGPNVDPERQKDPYKPEAADAEETAKTGKEEPKAEKDAGKDVREAKAEPAKGNAKAPAERPRFMFNIADGGFTELHTLWQNEERAAISSGKMSEIWHRRHDFWLLAGIVVHGYARWQDIQNDPPFAIINEPFKSQANKGNFLEMKNKFLARRFKLLEQALVIEEQLRRAAYLNMTQDPGHPAMALNTRFAEVECLAESHQHLSKESLAGNKPANAVLHKVLNQLEELLSDMKADVTRLPATLSRVPPIAARLQMSERSILSRLASKGTETHAPPPIPPGPYATPQNYGAPFSPAPPGSLLMGGANYNQMPPGSFISEAAWGAGGGPAAVGVCQKTKEHDVVQRQRVVDLWKDGKSEGAIGLELRMPKSTVHSIIVKYRLSNTVENLPRNGRPKKP; from the exons ATGTCCTCTCCTCCGCGGGCCTGTGAGGAAGACGAGGGCACGACGCTTCATTCCGAGGGAGGAGATTTTgaggaagaagacgacgacggcgacggcTGCGGCGGAGGAGACTTATTAGACGCCAGGAGCGGCATCAACTCGCCGGCTGCGCCTCGGCAAAATGCAGCCGCCGCAG AAGAAGAGGCGGGCGCGTCCGACGGTGAGTTTCTGTGTAAAAGGAAAGGACGgccgaagaaaaagaaggacacCAAGAAGAAGGACAAAGAGGGGAAACCCGTCAAGGAGAAAAAGTGCAAGAAGATT GGCGGCGATGTAGAGCGGGAAAGGGACTTCGGCGACCGTTCGGACAGCGCCGCCAGCGGCTACGGCTCCGgcgagaagaagaggaggaagaagcacAAAGACAGGAAGGAGAAGAAGgccaagaggaagaaaaaagacGAGGAGGACCAAGACAGCAGTCAGGGGGAGATCACcagg CCCGTGGAGCAGAAAACCTCAGCCCAGCTGGCCAAGGAATGGGGTCTGGAGGACGTAGACCACACCTTCACCGAGGAAGACTACAGGGAGCTGACCAACTACAAGGCCTTCAGTCAGTTCATGAG GCCCATGATCGCCAAGAAGAACCCCAAGATCCCCATGTCCAAGATGATGACCATCCTGGGGGCCAAGTGGCGGGAGTTCAGTTTCAACAACCCCTTCAAAGGCAACGCCGCCGCCGTggccgcagccgccgccgccgccgccctcgcTGTCGCCGAGCAGGTTTCCGTGGCGACCGCCGCGCCCGCGCCGCAGCCGCCGCCCGTCCGCAAGGCCAAGACGAAAGAAGGCAAAG GTCCAGGTTACAAGAAGCGCAGTAAAAGTCCTCGAGTACCTGACAAGAAAAAGCCTTTGGGTGCGGCCAACAAGGCCAAAAAGATGGCGCCCATTCGGCTCAAGCTTTCTCCAGTGTGTACCAAGCGGAAGAAGAGCTGCTCT AGCGACGACGTGGACGAGGACGATTCGGAGCAGGAGGACTCCAGCGTCCACAGCTTCTCGGTTCGCTCAGACAGCTCCAAGAAGAACAAAGGCGGGCGGGcggccaagaagaagaagaaac TCCCCGGCGACGAGGACGGCGACGGCTACGAGACGGACCACCAGGACTACTGCGAGGTGTGCCAGCAGGGCGGCGAGATCATCCTGTGCGACACGTGTCCGCGAGCTTACCACCTGGTGTGCCTGGAGCCCGAACTGGAGAAGGCGCCCGAGGGCAAGTGGAGCTGCCCGCACTGC GAAAAAGAAGGAATCCAGTGGGAGGCAAAAGACGAGGACTTCGAGGACTTCGAGGAGGACGCGGAGGACAGGACCGCCTCGGAGGTCGGGgcgggggtggaggaggaggacgacgacgacgaccacATGGAGTTTTGTCGGGTGTGTAAAGACGGAGGTGAACTGTTGTGCTGTGACACCTGCACATCCTCCTACCACATCCACTGTCTAAACCCTCCACTGCCAGAGATCCCCAATGGACAGTGGTTGTGTCCACGATGCACG TGCCCGCCCATCAAAGGACGCGTGCAAAAGATCCTTCACTGGCGGTGGGGGGAGCCCCCGCCTCCGGTCCCGGTCCCGGCGCCGGACACGGCGCCCGGCCGGCCGCCGCCCATGAAGGGCCGAGCCGAGCGGGAGTTTTTCGTCAAGCTGGCCGGACAATCTTACTGGCACTGCACGTGGATCACGGAGCTCCAG TTGGAGATCTTCCACTCGGTGATGTACAGAAACTACCAGAGGAAGACGGACATGGACGAACCGCCCGCTTTGGACTACGGCTCCGGCGGCGAGGACGAGAGCGCGGTGGGGAAAAGCGACAAGAGGTGCGCCAAAGACCCGCAGTACACCAACATGGAGGACAAGTACTACAAATATGGCATCAAGCCCGAGTGGATGATGGTCCACCGCATCATCAACCACAG TGTGGACAAAAGGGGGGCGTACCATTACCTGGTCAAGTGGCGAGACCTGACCTACGACCAGTGCACCTGGGAACAGGACCACATGGACATCCCCGACTTTGCCATCTACAAGGCCCGCTACTGGAGACACAG GGACGCCGTCACCAAGGAAGACCCCGACAAACCGCCGAGGGTGAGGAGCAAGAGTCAGGAGGGCGAAGACGAGGCTTCTCCCGCCACGCCCGTCACCGAC CCGACCATCAAATACGAGGAGCAGCCCGACTTTGTGACGTCGACGGGCGGCACGCTGCACCTGTACCAGATGGAGGGTCTCAACTGGCTGCGCTTTTCCTGGGCGCAGGGAACCGACACCATCCTGGCCGACGAGATGGGTCTGGGCAAGACCATCCAGACCATCGTCTTCCTCTACTCGCTCTTTAAAGAG CGTCACACCAAGGGTCCGTTTCTGGTCAGCGCCCCGCTGTCCACCATCATCAACTGGGAGCGGGAGTTTGAGATGTGGGCGCCCGACTTCTACGTGGTCACTTACACCGGCGACAAGGACAGCCGAGCCATCATCCGCGAGAACGAGTTCTCCTTCGACGAGTCGGCCGGGAAGTCCGGAAAAAAGCCCTTCAAGATGAGG AGGGACGCGCCCATAAAGTTCCACGTGTTGCTGACTTCCTACGAGCTGGTGACCATCGACCAGACGGCGCTGAAGTCCATCGACTGGGCCTGCCTGGTGGTGGACGAGGCCCACCGCCTTAAAAATAACCAGTCCAAG TTTTTCAGGCGCTTGAACGACTACAAGATCGACCACAAGCTGCTGCTGACGGGGACGCCGCTGCAAAACAACCTGGAGGAGCTCTTCCACCTGCTCAATTTCCTCACGCCCAACCGCTTCAA CAACCTGGACGGCTTCCTGGAGGAGTTTGCCGACATCTCCAAGGAGGAGCAGATCAAGAAGCTGCACGACCTGCTGGGCCCGCACATGCTGCGCCGGCTCAAGGCCGACGTCTTCAAGAACATGCCCGCCAAGACCGAGCTCATCGTGCGCGTGGAGCTCAGCCCCGTGCAGAA AAAATACTACAAGCTGATTCTCACCAAGAACTTTGAGGCGCTGAACTCCAAAGGCGGAGGGAACCAGGTGTCCCTGCTCAACATCATGATGGACCTGAAGAAGTGCTGCAACCATCCCTACCTCTTCCCTGTGGCCTCCATG GAGGCCCAGAAAACGCCCAACGGAGCGTACGAGGGCTCCGCCCTCACCAAGGCGTCCGGGAAGCTGACGCTGCTGCAGAAGATGCTGAGGAAACTCAAGGAGCAGGGACACCGAGTGCTGGTTTTCTCAcag ATGACCAAAATGCTGGACCTGCTGGAGGATTTCCTGGATTACGAAGGTTACAAGTACGAAAGGATCGACGGCGGCATCACCGGCGCGCTGAGGCAGGAGGCCATCGACCGTTTCAACG CTCCCGGCGCTTGCCAGTTTTGTTTTCTGCTGTCCACCCGCGCCGGGGGCCTGGGCATCAACTTGGCAACGGCGGACACGGTGGTCATCTTCGACTCGGACTGGAACCCTCACAACGACATTCAG GCCTTCAGCCGGGCTCACCGCATCGGGCAGGCCAACAAGGTGATGATCTACCGCTTTGTGACCCGAGGCAGCGTGGAGGAGCGCATCACGCAGGTGgccaagaggaagatgatgctGACCCACCTGGTGGTCCGGCCCGGCCTGGGCTCCAAAGCCGGCTCCATGACCAAGCAGGAACTGGATGACATCCTCAAGTTCGGAACGGAGGAGCTGTTTAAAGATGAAGGCGAAG GCATGAAGAATTCCTCGGGGGAAAAAGCCGAGGACGAGGGCAGCGTCATCCACTACGACAGCGCGGCCATCGAGAGGTTGCTGGACCGGAGCCAGGACGCCACCGACGACTCGGATGTCCACAACATGAACGAGTACCTCAGCTCCTTCAAAGTGGCGCAGTACATGGTCCGAGAGGAGGACAAG ATCGACGAGCTTGAGCGAGAgatcatcaagcaggaggagAACGTGGATCCCGACTACTGGGAGAAGTTGTTGCGCCACCACTacgagcagcagcaggaggactTGGCCAGCAAACTGGGCAAAGGCAAGAGGAATCGCAAGCCCGTCAACTACAACGACGCCGCGCAGGAAGATCAAG AGTGGCACGCCGACATTTCCGACAACCAGTCCGAGTATTCCGTGGGCTccgaggaggaagacgaggactTTGACGACCGTCCGGAAG GTCGGAGGCAATCCCGCCGCCAGTTGAGGAACGAGAAAGACAAACCGCTGCCTCCTCTTCTGGCCCGAGTGGGCGGCAACCTCGAA GTTCTCGGCTTCAATACGCGCCAGCGGAAAGCGTTCCTCAACGCTGTGATGCGCTGGGGGATGCCGTCTCAGGACGCTTTTGCCTCTCAGTGGCTGGTCCGAGACCTCAGGGGCAAGACTGAGAAGGAGTTCAA AGCGTACGTGTCGCTCTTCATGCGCCACTTGTGCGAGCCGGTGGCCGACGGGGCGGAGACGTTCGCCGACGGCGTCCCCAGGGAGGGTCTGTGCCGCCAGCCCGTCCTCACGCGCATCGGCGTCATGTCGCTCGTCAAGAAGAAG ATTCAAGAGTTCGAGCACATCAACGGGCGCTGGAGTCTCCCGGAGCTCAAGCCCGACCTCAGCGTGGACAAATCTTCCTCCAGGGCGTCGTCCCCCGCCGCCAAGACGGCAACGCCCACGCCGGACGCCAGCTGCAGCAACACGCCGTGCACCTCCGAGCCAG CGACGCCGGCTCCGGCGGAGAGGCCCGAAAAGAGCGGCAAAGAGGCCGAGAAGGAGGACAAGGAGGATGGCGAGGCTCAGTCGGAGAAGGAGAAAGATGGGAGCCGAGAG CTGGGCACGCCGCGAAGCGCGTCCCCTCCTAGTCCCAAAACGGAGGCCAAAGACAACGACGACGGCGGCTGGTCACGAGAGGAGGGCGACGACGACGGACCAAACAGCGCTTTGCCGCGGgagggaaactcgccagacgaGAGCAAGGTCACAACCGAGCAGGATGGGGAGGTGCAAGAAGGGAAAACCG ATGGCCCAAACGTGGATCCGGAGCGGCAAAAAGATCCGTACAAGCCGGAAGCGGCGGACGCCGAGGAGACCGCAAAAACCGGGAAAG AAGAGCCGAAAGCCGAGAAGGACGCCGGGAAAGACGTCCGAGAGGCCAAGGCGGAGCCGGCCAAGGGGAACGCCAAGGCGCCCGCTGAGCGGCCTCGCTTCATGTTCAACATCGCCGACGGGGGCTTCACCG AGCTGCACACTCTTTGGCAGAACGAGGAGCGAGCCGCCATCTCCTCGGGAAAGATGAGCGAGATCTGGCACCGCCGCCACGATTTCTGGCTCCTGGCAGGAATCGTCGT TCACGGCTACGCCCGCTGGCAGGACATCCAGAACGATCCGCCCTTTGCCATCATCAACGAGCCGTTCAAGTCGCAGGCCAACAAGGGCAACTTCCTGGAGATGAAGAACAAGTTCCTGGCCCGGCGCTTCAAG ctGCTGGAGCAGGCGCTGGTCATCGAGGAGCAGCTGCGGCGTGCGGCCTACCTGAACATGACTCAGGACCCCGGCCACCCGGCCATGGCGCTCAACACGCGCTTTGCCGAGGTGGAGTGCCTGGCTGAGTCGCACCAGCACCTCAGCAAGGAGTCGCTGGCGGGCAACAAGCCGGCCAACGCCGTCCTGCACAAAG TGCTCAACCAGCTGGAGGAGCTGCTGAGCGACATGAAGGCCGACGTGACCCGGCTGCCGGCCACGCTGTCCCGAGTGCCGCCCATCGCCGCGCGCTTGCAGATGTCCGAGAGGAGCATCCTGAGCCGGCTGGCCAGCAAGGGCACGGAGACGCACGCCCCCCCG CCTATCCCTCCCGGACCCTACGCAACCCCTCAGAACTACGGAGCACCCTTCTCCCCGGCCCCCCCGGGAAGCCTCCTCATGGGAGGGGCCAACTACAATCAGATGCCACCCGGATCCTTCATATCAG AAGCCGCTTGGGGAGCCGGCGGGGGGCCGGCCGCTGTCGGCGTTTGCCAGAAGACCAAGGAGCACGATGTGGTGCAGCGGCAGCGGGTGGTGGACCTCTGGAAGGACGGCAAGTCCGAGGGGGCCATCGGCCTGGAGCTGCGGATGCCCAAGTCGACGGTGCACAGCATCATCGTCAAGTACCGGCTCAGTAACACGGTGGAGAACCTGCCGCGCAACGGTCGTCCCAAAAAACCCTGA